In Parus major isolate Abel chromosome 19, Parus_major1.1, whole genome shotgun sequence, a genomic segment contains:
- the PIGS gene encoding GPI transamidase component PIG-S encodes MQRPLATFIGIVSSDWLGWRRARPSGPGQEVKMATAVAAAAMAADEAERARGRRAALSFATIAVVLGLPLWWKTTETYRAALPYAAIDGLGQQPVQLVVPMAVVFGPGSVPGDLPRPLPFRDVQEMEISVNLRTSVTSRYEMRFRSTTAQEEAALAAATAQEADAALHPLQNTALGSLTMYVLPETSSLLPQGTNVYVGKHRSALVRAGGSLAALQARLREVTQVMSFTASSIAAALSDRVPDGQLSPDARRYLKSSLGYEITFSLLNPDPKSHTVDWDIEGAVNRYVKPVLNKLSLVANFSVDSQILYYAVLGVTPRYDKESSSFLLSAHSLPHVINPVEARLGSSAASLYPVLNFLLYVPEHSHSPLYIQDKDGAPVSTNAFHSPRWGGIMVYNVEAPASPQASLPLHVDVDMARVMEVFLAQLRLLFGLSQEEVPPEFLLESPGNEGLADWELDHLLWAHTVENIATVSTTLTSLAQLLDKIGNIVIKDDVASEVYRAVASVQSAVTELSLGHLHGAFQASKEAVTSSERAFFDPSLLHLLYFPDDQKFAIYIPLFLPMAVPILLSLAKIVRETRLRKKEPTKMD; translated from the exons ATGCAACGCCCATTGGCTACCTTCATTGGCATTGTGAGCTCTGATTGGCTGGGCTGGCGCAGGGCACGCCCCTCCGGCCCTGGCCAGGAAGTTAAGATGGCGACGGCGGTGGCAGCGGCAGCGATGGCCGCGGATGAGGCAG AgcgggcgcggggccggcgCGCCGCCCTGTCCTTCGCGACCATCGCCGTGGTGCTGGGACTGCCGCTGTGGTGGAAAACGACCGAGACCTACCGCGCTGCCCTGCCCTACGCCGCCATCGATGGGCTCGGCCAGCAGCCG GTTCAGCTGGTGGTGCCCATGGCCGTGGTGTTCGGGCCGGGGTCGGTGCCCGGGGACCTGCCGCGGCCGCTGCCCTTCAGGGACGTGCAGGAGATGGAGATTTCCGTGAACT TGAGAACCAGCGTCACGTCCCGCTATGAGATGCGCTTTCGCAGCACCACGGCTCAGGAGGaggcagcactggctgcagctACTGCACAAG AGGCTGATGCTGCTCTGCACCCACTGCAGAACACTGCCTTGGGTTCTCTGACCATGTACGTGCTCCCTGAAacctcctctctcctgcctcag GGCACCAATGTCTACGTGGGGAAGCACCGCAGTGCCCTGGTGAGGGCAGGGGGGAGCCTGGCTGCCCTGCAGGCCCGGCTCCGGGAGGTGACGCAGGTGATGTCCTTCACGGCCAGCTCCATCGCCGCCGCCCTCTCGGACCGTGTGCCCGACGGTCAGCTCAGCCCTGACGCACGGCGGTACCTGAAATCCAGCCTGG GGTATGAGATCACCTTTAGCCTGCTGAACCCTGACCCCAAGTCCCACACCGTGGACTGGGACATCGAGGGGGCTGTGAACCGCTACGTTAAGCCCGTCCTGAACAAACTGAGCTTGGTGGCCAACTTCTCTGTGGATTCACAG ATCCTGTACTACGCTGTCCTAGGAGTGACACCACGCTATGACAAGGAGTCCTCCAGCTTCCTGCTGAGCGCTCACAGCCTCCCACACGTCATCAACCCCGTGGAGGCCCGGCTGG GCTCCAGTGCTGCCTCACTCTACCCCGTGCTGAACTTCCTGCTGTATGTGCCAGAGCACTCCCACTCCCCTCTGTACATCCAGGACAAGGATGGAGCCCCAGTGAGCACCAACGCCTTCCACAGCCCTCGCTGGGGTGGCATTATG GTTTACAACGTTGAAGCCCCTGCTTCCCCCCAagcttccctccctctgcaTGTGGATGTGGACATGGCACGAGTGATGGAGGTTTTCCTGGCCCAGCTCCG GTTACTCTTTGGGCTGTCTCAGGAAGAGGTGCCCCCCGAGTTCCTGCTGGAGAGCCCAGGGAATGAGGGGCTGGCTGACTGGGAGCTGGACCACCTGCTCTGGGCCCACACTGTGGAGAACATCGCCACCGTGTCCACCACGCTGACCTCGCTGGCTCAGCTCCTGGACAAAATCGGGAACATCGTCATCAAGGATGATGTTGCCTCTGAG GTGTACCGGGCAGTGGCCTCAGTCCAGAGTGCAGTGACCGAGCTGTCCCTGGGCCACCTGCACGGAGCTTTCCAGGCCAGCAAGGAGGCTGTCACCTCCTCAGAGAGGGCCTTCTTTGACCCATCTCTCCTTCATCTCCTCTACTTCCCTGATGACCAGAAATTTGCCATCTACATCCCGCTCTTCCTGCCCATGGCTGTTCCAATTCTTCTATCCCTGGCCAAGATTGTCCGGGAGACAAGGCTGCGTAAGAAGGAACCCACCAAGATGGACTGA
- the ALDOC gene encoding fructose-bisphosphate aldolase C, with protein MTHQHPALTAEQKKELSDIALRIVAPGKGILAADESVGSMAKRLNQIGVENTEENRRLYRQILFSADSRVKKCIGGVIFFHETMYQKADDGTPFVQMIKDKGIVVGIKVDKGVVPLAGTDGETTTQGLDGLWERCAQYKKDGADFAKWRCVLKISEHTPSALAIMENANVLARYASICQQNGIVPIVEPEILPDGDHDLKRCQYVTEKVLAAVYKALSDHHVYLEGTLLKPNMVTPGHSCPTKYSPEEIAMATVTALRRTVPPAVPGVTFLSGGQSEEEASINLNAINTCPLVRPWALTFSYGRALQASALSAWRGQRDNADAATEEFVKRAEVNGLAALGKYEGSGDDSGAAGQSLYVANHAY; from the exons ATGACGCACCAACACCCCGCGCTGACGGCCGAGCAGAAGAAGGAGCTGTCGGACATCGCACTGCGGATCGTGGCCCCGGGGAAAGGCATCCTGGCAGCCGATGAGTCCGTAG GGAGCATGGCCAAGCGCCTCAACCAGATTGGGGTGGAAAACACGGAGGAGAACCGCCGGCTGTACCGCCAGATCCTCTTCAGCGCCGACAGCCGGGTGAAGAAATGCATCGGGGGCGTCATCTTCTTCCACGAGACCATGTACCAGAAGGCTGATGATGGCACCCCATTTGTCCAGATGATTAAGGACAAGGGCATCGTTGTGGGCATCAAG GTGGACAAGGGTGTTGTGCCTCTGGCTGGGACTGATGGCGAGACCACCACACAGG GTCTGGATGGGCTGTGGGAGCGCTGTGCCCAGTACAAGAAGGATGGGGCAGACTTTGCGAAGTGGCGCTGCGTGCTGAAGATCAGCGAGCACACTCCCTCTGCACTTGCCATCATGGAGAACGCCAACGTCCTGGCCCGCTACGCCAGCATCTGCCAGCAG AATGGCATCGTGCCCATCGTGGAGCCGGAGATCCTGCCTGATGGGGACCACGATCTCAAGCGGTGCCAGTATGTGACAGAGAAG gtgctggcagctgtCTACAAGGCACTGAGTGACCACCATGTCTACCTGGAGGGGACCCTGCTGAAGCCCAACATGGTGACCCCTGGGCACTCCTGCCCCACCAAGTACAGCCCGGAGGAGATCGCCATGGCCACTGTCACTGCTCTGCGCCGCACCGTGCCCCCAGCCGTGCCAG GTGTCACCTTCCTATCCGGGGGTCAGAGTGAGGAGGAGGCTTCCATCAACCTCAACGCCATCAACACGTGCCCACTGGTGCGGCCATGGGCCCTCACCTTCTCCTACGGGCGGGCGCTGCAGGCGTCGGCGCTCAGCGCTTGGCGTGGGCAAAGGGACAACGCTGATGCTGCCACCGAGGAGTTTGTCAAGCGTGCAGAG GTGAACGGGCTGGCAGCGCTGGGCAAGTACGAGGGCAGTGGGGACGACTCGGGGGCCGCCGGGCAGTCCCTCTATGTGGCCAACCACGCGTACTGA
- the SPAG5 gene encoding sperm-associated antigen 5 isoform X1 — MTPVPTMATGTSTTPVLSVATGTFMTPQDTWERSMNTSRGIVPCAKDSAVETDSLLWHCPREQLKTLPRAELEGRLESTLIIIEALSLQLRDWQESRRPRPGEGPAKQRDALTQTDTTHPEGNTWSSQSLLFRGLADAAFRSLQDEQGALMQEQEQERTLVSQCQAVLEHCKVQSCLEEQDAIRQRVDEALQAKDQGYLFLEAFCAHASAQISARDQSLASQQELSTLLAHAINLQASLSAEAQSFREFLDVTFENLEKERRALDEEREQTRALVSQSHALLERVPSKLQSCLEELAATRTRAEEALQAKEEASCQLEKTLVTLQDTEAQLQQLTVANSRLGKDLSSVMINLASMEQERDALQQENEKQWEEMAQLAEERNSLQQECKELCQELREAMEFREFLDQENQMCRTQLLEVEARLNSTLATLQERVLQHEELMESHQHLREEQAALSKELDSTKAELLSLQTQRSKVSWCSMDIMESKIWLQELADCLKAALEEQDDVDAPSRSKAWTPGPRTPGWQTPRRARTPAFRTPAFRTPACRTPSHTGSSFVGSVLKAVAGKDANETTRSSSTVAKDKLASVPKPIDPEDALLESVKELRSVVSNLAMLSSRIQELEQSEFRALQTEISDLQVHLKTVTAESQEKVHTQAATIAKLNTVLRTKLENEKQLQDLVKQQEKKMLQLVDKSGEVMRLKAEVSELKHLLQHAETEAKMLREEMRDKEQQVDKLRLLLVEKENENMQLTNEYLEQVQGLEKKLHHTQKVLRTHEEIQENIKKVLSAVPEEALDCQEFQSMLCYLGLKPASKEAAEPL; from the exons ATGACCCCTGTGCCCACCATGGCCACAGGCACGAGCACAACCCCAGTGCTCTCCGTGGCCACTGGCACCTTCATGACACCTCAGGACACGTGGGAGAGGAGCATGAACACATCCAGGGGAATCGTCCCCTGTGCCAAGGACAGTGCTGTGGAAACAGActccctgctctggca ctgtccccgGGAGCAGCTGAAGACCCTGCCACGGGCAGAACTGGAGGGGAGGCTGGAGAGCACCCTCATCATCATTGAAGCCCTCTCGCTGCAGCTGCGTGACTGGCAGGAGAGCCGGCGGCCGCGGCCTGGCGAGGGGCCAGCCAAGCAGAGGGACGCGCTCACACAGACAGACACCACCCACCCCGAAGGG AacacctggagcagccagagcctcCTGTTCCGGGGCCTTGCAGATGCTGCTTTTCGGAGCTTGCAGGATGAGCAGGGAGCCCTCATGCAGGAG caggaacaggagaggACCCTGGtgtcccagtgccaggctgtgctcgAGCACTGCAAggtgcagagctgcctggaagaGCAGGATGCCATCAGGCAGCGAGTAGATGAAGCCCTACAAGCCAAGGATCAG ggaTATCTCTTCCTGGAGGCTTTCTGTGCCCATGCCAGCGCCCAGATCAGTGCCCGTGACCAGAGCCTGGCCTCCCAGCAAGAGCTGAGCACGCTGCTGGCCCATGCCATCAACCTGCAG GCATCCCTGTCTGCCGAAGCACAGTCTTTCCGGGAATTCTTAGATGTCACCTTTGAAaatctggagaaggaaaggagagccCTGGATGAGGAG cgGGAGCAGACGAGGGCCCTGGTGTCCCAGTCCCATGCCCTGTTGGAGCGTGTGCCCAgcaagctgcagagctgcctggaggagctggctgCCACACGGACACGAGCAGAGGAAGCTCTTCAAGCCAAGGAGGAG GCATCCTGCCAGCTGGAGAAGACCTTGGTGaccctgcaggacacagaggctcagctgcagcagctgacagtGGCCAACTCGCGCCTGGGCAAAG ACCTGAGCTCCGTGATGATAAATCTGGCCAGCATGGAGCAGGAGCGGGATGCGCTGCAGCAGGAGAACGAGAAGCAGTGGGAGGAGATGGCCCA gctggcagaggagaggaactccctgcagcaggagtgcaaggagctgtgccaggagctgcgGGAGGCCATGGAGTTCCGGGAG TTCCTGGATCAGGAGAACCAAATGTGCCGCAcgcagctgctggaggtggaGGCCAGACTGAACTCCACGCTGGCCACGCTGCAGGAGCGTGTCCTGCAGCACGAGGAGCTGATGGAGTCCCACCAACACCTGCG GGAAGAGCAGGCTGCCCTCAGCAAGGAGCTGGACAGCACCAAGGCTGAGCTCCTCAGCTTGCAGACACAGAGGAGCAAAGTTTCTTGGTGCTCCATGGACATTATGGAGAGCAAGATTTGGTTGCAGGAGCTGGCTGACTGCCTCAAGGCTGCTCTGGAAGAGCAG GATGATGTTGATGCTCCATCAAGAAGCAAAGCCTGGACCCCAGGGCCCCGGACCCCAGGCTGGCAGACCCCACGCCGTGCCCGGACCCCGGCTTTCCGCACCCCGGCTTTCCGCACCCCGGCGTGCCGCACCCCGAGCCACACTGGCAGCTCCTTTGTGGGCAGTGTCCTGAAAGCCGTGGCAGGGAAAG ATGCCAATGAGACCACCAGAAGTAGCAGTACAGTTGCCAAGGACAAACTTGCATCTGTGCCAAAGCCAATAG ATCCCGAGGATGCTCTGCTGGAGAGCGTGAAGGAGCTGAGATCTGTGGTCTCCAACCTTGCCATGCTGAGCTCCCGCATCCAAGAACTGGAGCAGAGCGAGTTCAGGGCACTGCAGACAGAGAT CTCTGACCTGCAGGTCCACCTGAAGACAGTGACAGCTGAGAGCCAGGAGAAGGTGCATACCCAGGCTGCCACCATTGCCAAGCTGAACACGGTGCTGAGGACCAAGCTTGAG aatgagaagcagctgcaggacctggtgaaacagcaggaaaagaagatgTTGCAACTCGTTGACAAGAGTGGAGAAGTCATG AGGCTGAAGGCAGAAGTCTCTGAGCTGAagcacctgctccagcacgCAGAGACAGAAGCCAAGATGCTGCGGGAGGAGATGAgggacaaggagcagcag GTGGATAAACTGcggctgctgctggtggaaaaAGAGAATGAGAACATGCAGCTCACTAACGAGTACCTGGAGCAG GTCCAAGGGCTGGAGAAGAAGCTCCATCATACCCAGAAAGTGCTGAGAACCCATGAGGAGATACAGGAGAATATAAAAAAG gtcCTGTCGGCTGTCCCTGAGGAGGCTCTGGACTGCCAGGAGTTTCAGAGCATGCTGTGCTACCTGGGCCTGAAGCCAGCCAGCAAGGAAGCTGCTGAGCCGCTATAG
- the SPAG5 gene encoding sperm-associated antigen 5 isoform X2, whose protein sequence is MTPVPTMATGTSTTPVLSVATGTFMTPQDTWERSMNTSRGIVPCAKDSAVETDSLLWHCPREQLKTLPRAELEGRLESTLIIIEALSLQLRDWQESRRPRPGEGPAKQRDALTQTDTTHPEGNTWSSQSLLFRGLADAAFRSLQDEQGALMQEEQERTLVSQCQAVLEHCKVQSCLEEQDAIRQRVDEALQAKDQGYLFLEAFCAHASAQISARDQSLASQQELSTLLAHAINLQASLSAEAQSFREFLDVTFENLEKERRALDEEREQTRALVSQSHALLERVPSKLQSCLEELAATRTRAEEALQAKEEASCQLEKTLVTLQDTEAQLQQLTVANSRLGKDLSSVMINLASMEQERDALQQENEKQWEEMAQLAEERNSLQQECKELCQELREAMEFREFLDQENQMCRTQLLEVEARLNSTLATLQERVLQHEELMESHQHLREEQAALSKELDSTKAELLSLQTQRSKVSWCSMDIMESKIWLQELADCLKAALEEQDDVDAPSRSKAWTPGPRTPGWQTPRRARTPAFRTPAFRTPACRTPSHTGSSFVGSVLKAVAGKDANETTRSSSTVAKDKLASVPKPIDPEDALLESVKELRSVVSNLAMLSSRIQELEQSEFRALQTEISDLQVHLKTVTAESQEKVHTQAATIAKLNTVLRTKLENEKQLQDLVKQQEKKMLQLVDKSGEVMRLKAEVSELKHLLQHAETEAKMLREEMRDKEQQVDKLRLLLVEKENENMQLTNEYLEQVQGLEKKLHHTQKVLRTHEEIQENIKKVLSAVPEEALDCQEFQSMLCYLGLKPASKEAAEPL, encoded by the exons ATGACCCCTGTGCCCACCATGGCCACAGGCACGAGCACAACCCCAGTGCTCTCCGTGGCCACTGGCACCTTCATGACACCTCAGGACACGTGGGAGAGGAGCATGAACACATCCAGGGGAATCGTCCCCTGTGCCAAGGACAGTGCTGTGGAAACAGActccctgctctggca ctgtccccgGGAGCAGCTGAAGACCCTGCCACGGGCAGAACTGGAGGGGAGGCTGGAGAGCACCCTCATCATCATTGAAGCCCTCTCGCTGCAGCTGCGTGACTGGCAGGAGAGCCGGCGGCCGCGGCCTGGCGAGGGGCCAGCCAAGCAGAGGGACGCGCTCACACAGACAGACACCACCCACCCCGAAGGG AacacctggagcagccagagcctcCTGTTCCGGGGCCTTGCAGATGCTGCTTTTCGGAGCTTGCAGGATGAGCAGGGAGCCCTCATGCAGGAG gaacaggagaggACCCTGGtgtcccagtgccaggctgtgctcgAGCACTGCAAggtgcagagctgcctggaagaGCAGGATGCCATCAGGCAGCGAGTAGATGAAGCCCTACAAGCCAAGGATCAG ggaTATCTCTTCCTGGAGGCTTTCTGTGCCCATGCCAGCGCCCAGATCAGTGCCCGTGACCAGAGCCTGGCCTCCCAGCAAGAGCTGAGCACGCTGCTGGCCCATGCCATCAACCTGCAG GCATCCCTGTCTGCCGAAGCACAGTCTTTCCGGGAATTCTTAGATGTCACCTTTGAAaatctggagaaggaaaggagagccCTGGATGAGGAG cgGGAGCAGACGAGGGCCCTGGTGTCCCAGTCCCATGCCCTGTTGGAGCGTGTGCCCAgcaagctgcagagctgcctggaggagctggctgCCACACGGACACGAGCAGAGGAAGCTCTTCAAGCCAAGGAGGAG GCATCCTGCCAGCTGGAGAAGACCTTGGTGaccctgcaggacacagaggctcagctgcagcagctgacagtGGCCAACTCGCGCCTGGGCAAAG ACCTGAGCTCCGTGATGATAAATCTGGCCAGCATGGAGCAGGAGCGGGATGCGCTGCAGCAGGAGAACGAGAAGCAGTGGGAGGAGATGGCCCA gctggcagaggagaggaactccctgcagcaggagtgcaaggagctgtgccaggagctgcgGGAGGCCATGGAGTTCCGGGAG TTCCTGGATCAGGAGAACCAAATGTGCCGCAcgcagctgctggaggtggaGGCCAGACTGAACTCCACGCTGGCCACGCTGCAGGAGCGTGTCCTGCAGCACGAGGAGCTGATGGAGTCCCACCAACACCTGCG GGAAGAGCAGGCTGCCCTCAGCAAGGAGCTGGACAGCACCAAGGCTGAGCTCCTCAGCTTGCAGACACAGAGGAGCAAAGTTTCTTGGTGCTCCATGGACATTATGGAGAGCAAGATTTGGTTGCAGGAGCTGGCTGACTGCCTCAAGGCTGCTCTGGAAGAGCAG GATGATGTTGATGCTCCATCAAGAAGCAAAGCCTGGACCCCAGGGCCCCGGACCCCAGGCTGGCAGACCCCACGCCGTGCCCGGACCCCGGCTTTCCGCACCCCGGCTTTCCGCACCCCGGCGTGCCGCACCCCGAGCCACACTGGCAGCTCCTTTGTGGGCAGTGTCCTGAAAGCCGTGGCAGGGAAAG ATGCCAATGAGACCACCAGAAGTAGCAGTACAGTTGCCAAGGACAAACTTGCATCTGTGCCAAAGCCAATAG ATCCCGAGGATGCTCTGCTGGAGAGCGTGAAGGAGCTGAGATCTGTGGTCTCCAACCTTGCCATGCTGAGCTCCCGCATCCAAGAACTGGAGCAGAGCGAGTTCAGGGCACTGCAGACAGAGAT CTCTGACCTGCAGGTCCACCTGAAGACAGTGACAGCTGAGAGCCAGGAGAAGGTGCATACCCAGGCTGCCACCATTGCCAAGCTGAACACGGTGCTGAGGACCAAGCTTGAG aatgagaagcagctgcaggacctggtgaaacagcaggaaaagaagatgTTGCAACTCGTTGACAAGAGTGGAGAAGTCATG AGGCTGAAGGCAGAAGTCTCTGAGCTGAagcacctgctccagcacgCAGAGACAGAAGCCAAGATGCTGCGGGAGGAGATGAgggacaaggagcagcag GTGGATAAACTGcggctgctgctggtggaaaaAGAGAATGAGAACATGCAGCTCACTAACGAGTACCTGGAGCAG GTCCAAGGGCTGGAGAAGAAGCTCCATCATACCCAGAAAGTGCTGAGAACCCATGAGGAGATACAGGAGAATATAAAAAAG gtcCTGTCGGCTGTCCCTGAGGAGGCTCTGGACTGCCAGGAGTTTCAGAGCATGCTGTGCTACCTGGGCCTGAAGCCAGCCAGCAAGGAAGCTGCTGAGCCGCTATAG
- the SPAG5 gene encoding sperm-associated antigen 5 isoform X3, producing the protein MTPVPTMATGTSTTPVLSVATGTFMTPQDTWERSMNTSRGIVPCAKDSAVETDSLLWHCPREQLKTLPRAELEGRLESTLIIIEALSLQLRDWQESRRPRPGEGPAKQRDALTQTDTTHPEGNTWSSQSLLFRGLADAAFRSLQDEQGALMQEQEQERTLVSQCQAVLEHCKVQSCLEEQDAIRQRVDEALQAKDQGYLFLEAFCAHASAQISARDQSLASQQELSTLLAHAINLQASLSAEAQSFREFLDVTFENLEKERRALDEEREQTRALVSQSHALLERVPSKLQSCLEELAATRTRAEEALQAKEEASCQLEKTLVTLQDTEAQLQQLTVANSRLGKDLSSVMINLASMEQERDALQQENEKQWEEMAQLAEERNSLQQECKELCQELREAMEFREFLDQENQMCRTQLLEVEARLNSTLATLQERVLQHEELMESHQHLREEQAALSKELDSTKAELLSLQTQRSKVSWCSMDIMESKIWLQELADCLKAALEEQDDVDAPSRSKAWTPGPRTPGWQTPRRARTPAFRTPAFRTPACRTPSHTGSSFVGSVLKAVAGKDANETTRSSSTVAKDKLASVPKPIDPEDALLESVKELRSVVSNLAMLSSRIQELEQSEFRALQTEISDLQVHLKTVTAESQEKVHTQAATIAKLNTVLRTKLEVNQKWASAHPRAAPNWDGR; encoded by the exons ATGACCCCTGTGCCCACCATGGCCACAGGCACGAGCACAACCCCAGTGCTCTCCGTGGCCACTGGCACCTTCATGACACCTCAGGACACGTGGGAGAGGAGCATGAACACATCCAGGGGAATCGTCCCCTGTGCCAAGGACAGTGCTGTGGAAACAGActccctgctctggca ctgtccccgGGAGCAGCTGAAGACCCTGCCACGGGCAGAACTGGAGGGGAGGCTGGAGAGCACCCTCATCATCATTGAAGCCCTCTCGCTGCAGCTGCGTGACTGGCAGGAGAGCCGGCGGCCGCGGCCTGGCGAGGGGCCAGCCAAGCAGAGGGACGCGCTCACACAGACAGACACCACCCACCCCGAAGGG AacacctggagcagccagagcctcCTGTTCCGGGGCCTTGCAGATGCTGCTTTTCGGAGCTTGCAGGATGAGCAGGGAGCCCTCATGCAGGAG caggaacaggagaggACCCTGGtgtcccagtgccaggctgtgctcgAGCACTGCAAggtgcagagctgcctggaagaGCAGGATGCCATCAGGCAGCGAGTAGATGAAGCCCTACAAGCCAAGGATCAG ggaTATCTCTTCCTGGAGGCTTTCTGTGCCCATGCCAGCGCCCAGATCAGTGCCCGTGACCAGAGCCTGGCCTCCCAGCAAGAGCTGAGCACGCTGCTGGCCCATGCCATCAACCTGCAG GCATCCCTGTCTGCCGAAGCACAGTCTTTCCGGGAATTCTTAGATGTCACCTTTGAAaatctggagaaggaaaggagagccCTGGATGAGGAG cgGGAGCAGACGAGGGCCCTGGTGTCCCAGTCCCATGCCCTGTTGGAGCGTGTGCCCAgcaagctgcagagctgcctggaggagctggctgCCACACGGACACGAGCAGAGGAAGCTCTTCAAGCCAAGGAGGAG GCATCCTGCCAGCTGGAGAAGACCTTGGTGaccctgcaggacacagaggctcagctgcagcagctgacagtGGCCAACTCGCGCCTGGGCAAAG ACCTGAGCTCCGTGATGATAAATCTGGCCAGCATGGAGCAGGAGCGGGATGCGCTGCAGCAGGAGAACGAGAAGCAGTGGGAGGAGATGGCCCA gctggcagaggagaggaactccctgcagcaggagtgcaaggagctgtgccaggagctgcgGGAGGCCATGGAGTTCCGGGAG TTCCTGGATCAGGAGAACCAAATGTGCCGCAcgcagctgctggaggtggaGGCCAGACTGAACTCCACGCTGGCCACGCTGCAGGAGCGTGTCCTGCAGCACGAGGAGCTGATGGAGTCCCACCAACACCTGCG GGAAGAGCAGGCTGCCCTCAGCAAGGAGCTGGACAGCACCAAGGCTGAGCTCCTCAGCTTGCAGACACAGAGGAGCAAAGTTTCTTGGTGCTCCATGGACATTATGGAGAGCAAGATTTGGTTGCAGGAGCTGGCTGACTGCCTCAAGGCTGCTCTGGAAGAGCAG GATGATGTTGATGCTCCATCAAGAAGCAAAGCCTGGACCCCAGGGCCCCGGACCCCAGGCTGGCAGACCCCACGCCGTGCCCGGACCCCGGCTTTCCGCACCCCGGCTTTCCGCACCCCGGCGTGCCGCACCCCGAGCCACACTGGCAGCTCCTTTGTGGGCAGTGTCCTGAAAGCCGTGGCAGGGAAAG ATGCCAATGAGACCACCAGAAGTAGCAGTACAGTTGCCAAGGACAAACTTGCATCTGTGCCAAAGCCAATAG ATCCCGAGGATGCTCTGCTGGAGAGCGTGAAGGAGCTGAGATCTGTGGTCTCCAACCTTGCCATGCTGAGCTCCCGCATCCAAGAACTGGAGCAGAGCGAGTTCAGGGCACTGCAGACAGAGAT CTCTGACCTGCAGGTCCACCTGAAGACAGTGACAGCTGAGAGCCAGGAGAAGGTGCATACCCAGGCTGCCACCATTGCCAAGCTGAACACGGTGCTGAGGACCAAGCTTGAGGTGAACCAGAAGTGGGCCAGCGCTCACCCCAGGGCAGCACCGAACTGGGACGGGCGCTGA